GCCATAAGCCCTAGCAATGGTTTTACCATACCAATCAGACCAAGCATTACTCCAAATGCACTTCTGTTTTTTGTTTTCCTCTGTTCCATGCCCATCTAACCTACTTTCTTATCCTGATACCGCTCTAACTGTTTCTGCTCTAAGAACAATTTTGCATAATAGCCTTCCTGCCCCAGCAGTTCGTCGTGCGTACCATGTTCCACAAATGTCCCATTTTTCATCACATAAATCTGATTTGCCTTTGTCACATTCGCAAGCCTATGAGAAATCAACAGTACCACCTTCTCTTTTGCAAGCTGGCTGATGACCTGCATAATGTCATTTTCACTCTCCACATCAATATTAGAAGTTGCTTCATCAAATAAATAGACATCCGTCTGATGTAACAAGGCACGTGCAAGGGCAAGCCTTTGCTTTTGTCCACCGGACAGGTTAGACGCTTTCTCCAACAGCACCATAGAAAGTCCACCATTTTCCCTGACAAAAGAAAGCAGGTTTACTTTGCGAAGTGCCTCTAACATTTCTTCGTCACTCGCATCCTCTTTTCCCATAAGGAGATTCTCTCTGACGGTCCCTGCAAAAAGATAGCTGTCATGGCAGACTCTTGTAATCTTTTTATGTGAGAGTTCCGAGGAAACGCCTTCTATTTTTCTTCCATTGATTCGGATATTTCCCGCCTTTTTTTTCTGTTCTTTCATAAGCAGCGAAACCAGTGTGCTTTTTCCACAGCCAGACTCACCGACAATCGCAGTCAGCCCCTTTTTTGCCGTCATGGAAATGCCCTTAAGCACCGGCTGATTTTCTTCATAGGAAAATGAAACCTGTTCCAATTTAAGCCCCTGCTCCTTTGTCTCCATTTCTGTTTCTGTCGCCTCTACTGTCTCCTCTTTCTCATCGAGCAATGCAAAAATTTTATCTGCCGCGGCATTTCCGTTCATTGCAATATGAAAAAAAGACCCCAGCAGACGAAGCGGCAGGAAAAATTCGGATGAAATCATCATGATAAAAAAGCACTGTGGCAAATGGATTGCCCCTTTTTGTAATTCCAAAATACTAAGAACAATTCCGACTGCGGTTCCGCCATAGGCAACTAAATCCATCACACTGATGGAGTTCAACTGCATCACGAGCACACGCATTGTAATTTTACGGAAATTTTCAGACTCCTCGTCCATCTTTTTTGCATAGCGCTCGTCCGCCTGATAAATTTTTAACGTTGTAAGTCCCTGCAGGCATTCCAGAAATGAATCTCCAAGCTGTGTGTAAGTTCCCCAATATTTTGCCAGCATCTTTTTTGCAAACTTCTGGACTGCAATAATGGAAATCGGAATTAACGGCACGCAAAGCAGTAACACAAGTGCAACCTTTAAACTCATTTCTCCTACAATCACAAATAAGGTAAGCGGTGCAATCATACTATAAAAAAACTGCGGTACATATTTTCCAAAATAAATTTCTAACTGTTCTACACCTTCAGTACTAATCTGGACAATCTCCGCCGTCTTTAAACTATTTTTGTAGTTACTTCCCATCCGCATCAGTTTTTCATATACCAACGCTCTGAGGCGCTCTTTTAACTGTTTTGAGATGCAAAAAGAAAGCTGTTGATTCCAATAGGAAAGAAATCCTCTCACAATAAGTATCAAAAAAAGCGTTACCACAAGCTGTATGAAAGTCTGTGGTATACCTTTTTCCTTCACAACCGCCTCCACCATATCCGCAGTTGCAATCATTAGTACAATATTGGCAAAAAGCATGAGCCACTGCGTCAACACCATGCCAGCTATCATACTTTGATTTTCTTTAAACTCACGCATTAGTCTCTTGTGAAACATGTTATATCCTCTTTTCTATCTTTCCATCACATTTTTTATCTTTTGTGTATTTTGACTTTCACACTTCTTCTTGCTTCTTACATTCTTTATGGTTACATAAGCATGTTTGATTGCAAGAACCGGGTGATACCATAGCATCCGTGGTCCGGAAAAACGCATTACTTCTTTGATTTTTTCCTTTTTCTCCGGTGCGTAGCAGTGTACCTTACATGCACTACAAAAAGTTTTGGTCTCCATAAACGGACATTTGCTGGTGCGAAGCGCAGCATAATCAGCAAGTTCCTTACATTCCGCGCAAAGTCCCCCCTTTGTTTTATGTTTCTTTTTGCAATACACCTCTATCATCAGGCGCACGATGCGCTCCTCTTCTTGTCTTTTCTTATTCACATCCACTGGAATATTCCCCTCTCTTTTGCTAGTTAGTCCATTCTAACCACAATAGAATAGCGAATTTTTTCTGGTAACGCAACAAAAAAGGCACTACTGATAAAATCTATCAATAGTGCCTTTTTCTTGTTTTAAGACTTACAGATTATGGCAGTTTTCCTTACTGGATTGCCTTAAACGCCTCGTCTAAGTCTTCAATAATATCATCAATGTTTTCTGTTCCGATGGAAAGACGGATTGTGTTTGGTTTGATTCCCTGATCTAACAACTCTGCCTCGTTGCACTCGGAATGTGTGGTAGATGCAGGATGAATTGCAAGAGATTTCACATCTGCAACATTTGCAAGAAGTGAGAATAACTCTAAGTTATCAATAAATTCCTGTGCTTTTTTTGCATCCCCTTTGATTTCAAAGGTAAAGATAGAGCCACCGCCATTTGGGAAGTATTTTTTGTAGAGTTTCTGCTGTTCTGGGTCCTCTGAAATAGATGGATGGTTTACTTTCTCTACAAGCGGCTGATCCTTTAAGTACTGAACAACCTTAAGTGCATTCTCTACATGACGTTCTACACGAAGGGATAATGTCTCAAGTCCCTGTAAGAAAATGAAGGAATGTACCGGTGAAATGGTTGCACCTGTATCTCTTAAGAGGATTGCTCTAATATAGGTAGCAAATGCTGCCGGAGCGCAGTCTTTCGCAAAGCTGACACCATGGTATGATACATTAGGCTCAACTAACCATGGGAATTTTCCACTTGCTTCCCAGTCAAAGTTACCGCTGTCGATGATAACACCACCGATTGTAGTACCATGACCACCGATGAATTTGGTTGCGGAATGGATGACAACGTCTGCGCCATATTCAATCGGGCGAACCAGATATGGTGTTGCAAATGTATTATCCACCAAAAGTGGGATGTTATGCGCATGTGCAATTTTTGCAATTCGCTCGATATCCACAACCTCTGAGTTTGGATTTCCAAGTGTTTCAATCTCGATTGCTTTTGTATTTTCTTTGATGGCAGCTTCGATTCCATCATAGTCGAATGGGTCTACGAAAGTTGCCTCAATTCCGTAATCTGGAAGTGTGTGTGCCAATAAGTTATATGTTCCACCGTAAATATTTTTTGCTGCTACCACATGGTCTCCTGCATGAGCCACTGCCTGGAATGCATAAGTCAATGCTGCTGCACCGGAACCAACAGCAAGTGCTGCAACACCACCCTCTAATTTTGCAATTCTTTGCTCGAATACATCTTCTGTCGGGTTGGTAAGTCTTCCGTAAATATTTCCTGCATCACGAAGGCCGAAACGGTCTGCTGCATGCTGGCTGTTATGGAATACATAAGAGGATGTCAGATAGATTGGAACTGCTCTTGCATCGGTAACCGGGTCTGGCTGCTCCTGTCCAACGTGTAACTGTAAAGTTTCAAATTTTAAATTTCTTTCTGAATATGATTTTTTTGCCATAATAGACTCCTTTCCTGTGAGAAAAATATATCTTTCACATGAAGCATTCTTTTCTTTTTTGTGCTTCTGTTTTTATTTCCTACTTGATTACAAGGACATCTTATCATCTTAATTCCTACCTGTCTAATATGAAAAAACATCATCCAGTTATAGGCGTATCCTATATCTGAATGATGTCCTTATTCCACACAAATCCTGTTATACTTGTTCCTCTTTGGTCAGGAATTCTTCCAGGAGTTCGCTGCCCGTCTCATACTCGATCTGTTCCATCGCATCGCAAAGCTTTGCAAGCAGACTTACCTTTCTATCCTCTAATACAATTTTCTGCAATTGTGCAATCGCTTTTTCAATTGCATTCAAATCATAATCATCAAATCCTTTTTTCACGTCCTCCCAACATCTTCGTTCTTCCTCTGGCGAAACCACTTCTTTTACAGGTGCAGTCTCCTTTTGCGTCATACGCTTTAATTTTTCCTGAAGTTCTTCGAGTACCTCCCGGTACTCTTCCATAAAGTCTCCCAGGTTCTCCCGCAAAAAGAGTAAATGTCCTGCCTTTGCCGCCATTTCCATAATCTCCGCAGAACGTGCCATCGAAGGGAATCCCATCTGTCTCATCAACCCTTTCACGCCGTGCACCTTGATACGGAAAAGTTCGACATCTTCCCTTGCATACTGTTCCAGACTTTTTTCCAGTTCCTCTAATTCCCTTACCACCACACGATACGTCTTTTGTCTGTTCTGTTCCCGCAGACTTGCATCACTTTGATAGTTTTCCATGTTTTGCCCAACACAGGAAACTCTGAATGCCTCCGGGAGAAATTGTTCGAATTGTGCATTTAATTCATTTAATTTAATTGGTTTGGTAAGAAAACCTTCCATTCCGTGTTCTCTTGCCTTTAATCTTGTCTCATTGGATGCATCCGCTGTCAGAAGAATCATCGGCATCTTGTATTCTTTCCGCAGTAATTCCGCCGTCTCCATCCCACTTAACCCAGGCATCATCTGGTCTAAAATCAAAAGGTCGTAAGGATGCCTTTTTACACGCTCAAGTGCTTCTTCTCCGCTTGAGGCAACCTCCGGTTTGATGTTCCAGATGGATGCTAATTCCGCAAAAATCTCCTGGTTGACTTTCATATCATCTACAAGAAGTACCCTCGCCTCTGGATAATTCCAGTTTTTGATAAAAAAGGTCTCCTCTTCCTCTTCGTCAGATACCGGCTCCTTACTCTCCCAGTGAGATGGCTCGATTACACTACTGTTCTCACTTAATTCCTGCCAAAAAGAAAGTGTAATTGTAGTACCCGTTTTTCCATCACTAAAAGCTTTCACTTCCCCATCCATAAGCCTGGCGAGATTTTTTACAATCGCAAGTCCTAATCCAATCCCCTCTTCCTTATCTGCCCCTGCGTGGGTCACATATTCTTCAAAAACTTCCTCAATTTCTTCCTCACTCATTCCGCTCCCGGTGTCTTTCACCATGCAGGTCATTTTTACTTTATTTACTTTATTTTCTTTCTTTTCCATCTCGGCAAAAATTTCACAGGTAATGCTGCCCTTTTGCGTATACTTCACTGCATTATACAAAATATTTTGCAGCATCTCACGGACCCTTAGCGAATCTCCCACCAGTTCTTTTGGACATTCTGTGCGATAGTTCAATGAAAATTGTACCTGTTTTTGTTTCAGTTGAACCACGGTAAGTTGTGCTAGTTCCTCCATCAGCTCCCGGAACGAATACGCCTCCCGGAGTAAAATAAGCTTTCCTGTCTCAATTCTAGAATAGAGCAAAATATCATTTACAATCGAAAGCAGTGATGCACCGGCTTTTTTCATCTGTTTTAGGTAATTCCGGTTTCTCTGCGATAAATCCTTTCTGGCGAGCAAAATATCGTTTAATCCAAGCATCGCGTGGAGCGGGCTTCTTAAATCATGACTCATATTGGCAAGAAATCTGCTCTTAAAGACGGAACGTTTCTCTGCTTCCTGACGAAGTTCCTCCATCTTTTGCATTTCCTGCTTTTCTTTCGTAATATCGGTAAACGAAACGATATAGCCACATGACCTTCCATGCACCTTCCTCTTTTCCACATGGCAGCGATAACATCTTTTTCCAATCAAAAATTCTTCATCCACAGCCTGATCCAGATTTTCTTTCTTCTGCTGTTCTATGGGAACTTCTTTTTCCTCTTTTTCAAACAGTGTCCTTGCTGCCTGATTTGCCTTTAAAAAATATCCATCTTCATCATATAATACAATTGCGGCATCCGAGGAATCAAACAGATTTTCCTGCAATAGTACTGACGTATCCTCCAGCTGGTCTGTTTTCATCAAATATAAAGCAATCAGACACGACCCTGCTATGGAAATCGGAACAAGCACATCCTCCGGCATCTTTGTTAAATTGTGAATCAATAGTGCAATCTCCGGCAACACCAGCGCAAGATATAACATATTTGCCACGTGATGTTCCCTCATGTTCAAATAACAGTTCTGATATACATAGGTTGCCAGCACCAATACCAGAATCAGATATAAAAAAATATAAATGGTAAAACAAAGACGGTATAACTCATGATTATGATACAAAATCATTGCCATTGCATACATAAATAGCATGCTAAAAATCAACAACGCATCTCCCCATTTTGGCATTTTTAAGTAACTAAATTCCAGAATATAATACACCAGAACATAAAGTGCCTGTATCAAAATCACATTTTCCAAGATAACGATGACCTTGCTTAAGTCAATCGCATATTGCAACACCTGCAATACATTGTAGGCACTGATTAGACAAAGTAAAAGGGGCAACAGTCTGTGTGCCTTAGACTGAATGCCCTTTCTTATATAATAGAATATAACAGAAAACGTTATCAAAAAACAAATACACTGTATTGCAATCATCATCCGATATCACTACGTCCTTCCAAAATTCTTTTTATTTCTGATCGAACATATACCGGTTTATACGGTCTTACAATATAGCCGGATACCTTTAACTGTCTACAGCGAAGCACTGTCTCCCTGTCACAAAGCGCTGTCACGAAGATAATCGGAACTTTTCCTTTTGTAAGCTCTAACATGCGCTCCGCCGTCTCAATGCCATCCATTTCCGGCATATCAATATCAAGAAGAATCAAATCCGGAAATCCCTTTTTTTCGAGATAGGTAAGCGCCTGACTTCCTGATTTCATCAAGATAACCTCATAACTATATTTTAAGATTTCGTTGAGTACCTGAAGATTGGATTTCATATCATCTACCACCATAACCTTGGCATGGTAGAAATCTTTTATCATTTCCTTACGCTCTTCCTCATACCCTTCCATCACTTCCTGTTTCTGGTCTGTGATGCACTCTAATCCGATACTCAGATATTCTTTTCTGGAAAGATCCAGCAATTCCCCGGAATAGAGTTTTACGACAGGTCTTAGATTGTGAACCTCACTATTGTCAAAAATAATCCCTTTTTGTCCATTAGATAAGCTCACTTCCGTACCCTTCGGGTAAAGCGGAACATGGCACATTAACATCTCTACTGCTTCTTTATCAAAAAGGAATCCACAGCCTCCCATCAGATACTCAATCGCCTCTTTCGGCGAATATGGGTCTTTGTAAGGTC
This genomic window from Roseburia sp. 831b contains:
- a CDS encoding nitrous oxide-stimulated promoter family protein translates to MIEVYCKKKHKTKGGLCAECKELADYAALRTSKCPFMETKTFCSACKVHCYAPEKKEKIKEVMRFSGPRMLWYHPVLAIKHAYVTIKNVRSKKKCESQNTQKIKNVMER
- a CDS encoding ABC transporter ATP-binding protein/permease, translating into MFHKRLMREFKENQSMIAGMVLTQWLMLFANIVLMIATADMVEAVVKEKGIPQTFIQLVVTLFLILIVRGFLSYWNQQLSFCISKQLKERLRALVYEKLMRMGSNYKNSLKTAEIVQISTEGVEQLEIYFGKYVPQFFYSMIAPLTLFVIVGEMSLKVALVLLLCVPLIPISIIAVQKFAKKMLAKYWGTYTQLGDSFLECLQGLTTLKIYQADERYAKKMDEESENFRKITMRVLVMQLNSISVMDLVAYGGTAVGIVLSILELQKGAIHLPQCFFIMMISSEFFLPLRLLGSFFHIAMNGNAAADKIFALLDEKEETVEATETEMETKEQGLKLEQVSFSYEENQPVLKGISMTAKKGLTAIVGESGCGKSTLVSLLMKEQKKKAGNIRINGRKIEGVSSELSHKKITRVCHDSYLFAGTVRENLLMGKEDASDEEMLEALRKVNLLSFVRENGGLSMVLLEKASNLSGGQKQRLALARALLHQTDVYLFDEATSNIDVESENDIMQVISQLAKEKVVLLISHRLANVTKANQIYVMKNGTFVEHGTHDELLGQEGYYAKLFLEQKQLERYQDKKVG
- a CDS encoding O-acetylhomoserine aminocarboxypropyltransferase/cysteine synthase family protein, whose protein sequence is MAKKSYSERNLKFETLQLHVGQEQPDPVTDARAVPIYLTSSYVFHNSQHAADRFGLRDAGNIYGRLTNPTEDVFEQRIAKLEGGVAALAVGSGAAALTYAFQAVAHAGDHVVAAKNIYGGTYNLLAHTLPDYGIEATFVDPFDYDGIEAAIKENTKAIEIETLGNPNSEVVDIERIAKIAHAHNIPLLVDNTFATPYLVRPIEYGADVVIHSATKFIGGHGTTIGGVIIDSGNFDWEASGKFPWLVEPNVSYHGVSFAKDCAPAAFATYIRAILLRDTGATISPVHSFIFLQGLETLSLRVERHVENALKVVQYLKDQPLVEKVNHPSISEDPEQQKLYKKYFPNGGGSIFTFEIKGDAKKAQEFIDNLELFSLLANVADVKSLAIHPASTTHSECNEAELLDQGIKPNTIRLSIGTENIDDIIEDLDEAFKAIQ
- a CDS encoding response regulator yields the protein MMIAIQCICFLITFSVIFYYIRKGIQSKAHRLLPLLLCLISAYNVLQVLQYAIDLSKVIVILENVILIQALYVLVYYILEFSYLKMPKWGDALLIFSMLFMYAMAMILYHNHELYRLCFTIYIFLYLILVLVLATYVYQNCYLNMREHHVANMLYLALVLPEIALLIHNLTKMPEDVLVPISIAGSCLIALYLMKTDQLEDTSVLLQENLFDSSDAAIVLYDEDGYFLKANQAARTLFEKEEKEVPIEQQKKENLDQAVDEEFLIGKRCYRCHVEKRKVHGRSCGYIVSFTDITKEKQEMQKMEELRQEAEKRSVFKSRFLANMSHDLRSPLHAMLGLNDILLARKDLSQRNRNYLKQMKKAGASLLSIVNDILLYSRIETGKLILLREAYSFRELMEELAQLTVVQLKQKQVQFSLNYRTECPKELVGDSLRVREMLQNILYNAVKYTQKGSITCEIFAEMEKKENKVNKVKMTCMVKDTGSGMSEEEIEEVFEEYVTHAGADKEEGIGLGLAIVKNLARLMDGEVKAFSDGKTGTTITLSFWQELSENSSVIEPSHWESKEPVSDEEEEETFFIKNWNYPEARVLLVDDMKVNQEIFAELASIWNIKPEVASSGEEALERVKRHPYDLLILDQMMPGLSGMETAELLRKEYKMPMILLTADASNETRLKAREHGMEGFLTKPIKLNELNAQFEQFLPEAFRVSCVGQNMENYQSDASLREQNRQKTYRVVVRELEELEKSLEQYAREDVELFRIKVHGVKGLMRQMGFPSMARSAEIMEMAAKAGHLLFLRENLGDFMEEYREVLEELQEKLKRMTQKETAPVKEVVSPEEERRCWEDVKKGFDDYDLNAIEKAIAQLQKIVLEDRKVSLLAKLCDAMEQIEYETGSELLEEFLTKEEQV